A genomic region of Prionailurus bengalensis isolate Pbe53 chromosome D1, Fcat_Pben_1.1_paternal_pri, whole genome shotgun sequence contains the following coding sequences:
- the FIBIN gene encoding fin bud initiation factor homolog gives MVLLKFLWMGFFCHLCQGYFDGPLYPEMSNGTLHHYFVPDGDYEENDDPEKCQLLFRVSDHRRCSQGEGSQASSLLSLSLREEFTVLGRQVEDAGRVLEGISKSISYDLDGEESYGKYLRRESHQIGDAYSNSDKSLTELESKFKQGQEQDSRQESRLNEDFLGMLVHTRSLLKETLDISVGLRDKYELLALTIRSHGTRLGRLKNDYLKV, from the coding sequence ATGGTGCTGCTGAAGTTCCTCTGGATGGGTTTCTTCTGCCACCTGTGTCAGGGCTACTTCGACGGCCCTCTGTATCCGGAGATGTCCAATGGGACCCTGCACCACTATTTCGTGCCCGACGGGGACTATGAAGAAAATGATGACCCCGAGAAGTGCCAGCTGCTCTTCAGGGTGAGTGACCACCGGCGCTGCtcccagggggaggggagccaggccaGCAGTCTGCTGAGCCTCAGCCTTCGGGAGGAGTTCACCGTGCTGGGCCGCCAGGTGGAGGATGCTGGGCGTGTCCTAGAGGGCATCAGCAAGAGCATCTCCTACGACCTGGACGGGGAAGAGAGCTATGGCAAGTACCTGCGGCGGGAGTCCCACCAGATCGGGGACGCCTACTCCAACTCGGACAAGTCCCTCACTGAGCTGGAAAGCAAGTTTAAGCAGGGCCAGGAACAGGACAGCCGGCAAGAGAGCAGGCTCAACGAGGACTTCTTGGGGATGCTGGTCCACACCAGGTCCCTGCTAAAGGAAACACTCGACATCTCTGTGGGGCTCAGGGACAAATACGAGCTGCTGGCCCTCACCATCCGGAGCCATGGGACCCGGCTGGGTCGGCTGAAAAATGATTATCTTAAAGTGTAG